The genomic window CTGCCGCTCACCAGCTGGCTCGAGGACAAGGGCGTGCGCTTCCAGTACGACACCTGCGTCGACGACCTCGACATGGACATCACCGCTGGCCGCAAGACGGTCACCGCCATCCGGTACCACCGCGCGGACGGCACGCAGGAGACCATCGACGTGGCCCCCAAGGACCTCGTCCTGGCCACCATCGGATCCTGCACCGAGTCCACCGGGTACGGCGACATGGACACCGTCCCGCCCTTCTACACCGACCGCCCCGGCGGTGCCTGGACCCTGTGGCGCAACCTCGCCAAGAAGTCCTCCGTCTTCGGCCGCCCCGACGTCTTCTGCTCCCACCCGCACGAGACCGTCTGGGAGTCCGTCTCCTTCAGCTTCATCGGCGAGGACCACCCCTTCCTGCGCAAGATCCGTGAGCTCACCGGCAACGACCCGCTCTCCGGTCGCACCGTCACCGGCGGCATCATCACCGCCGAGGACTCCGGCTGGTGCCTGAGCCTCACGATGAACCGCCAGCCGCAGTTCCGCGCCCAGCCCAAGGACTGGGGCGTCGCCTGGGCCTACGGCCTCTACCCGCACGCGAAGGGCGACTGCGTGCGCAAGCCGATGATCGAGTGCACCGGCGAGGAGATCCTCAAGGAGTACTGCTACCACTTCGGGCTCCTCGACCAGTTCGAGGAGATCAAGGCCCGCACCAAGGTCCGCCTCGCCACGATGCCCTACATCACGTCCTTCTTCTGGCCGCGCGGCAAGGGCGACCGCCCCGACGTCGTCCCCGAGGGCTGCACCAACCTCGGCCTCCTCGGCCAGTTCGTCGAGACCCCCGACGACTGCATCTTCACCACCGAGGGCAGCGCCCGCACCGCCATGATGGCCGTGTACCAGCTCCTCGACCTGGACCGCGACGTCCCTCCGATCTGGCCCGCCCAGTACGACGTGCGCGCGCTCCTCGCGGCCGCCAAGACCATGAACGACGGCAAGCTCCCCGGCGGGAAGGTCATCACCCGGATGCTCAAGGGCACCTACTACGAGGACATCCTGCCGTGACAGCATGAGGGCATGAGCGAGCAGACGCAGTCCGCCGGCGCGACCGCGCCGACGAACCTCGCGAGCGCCCAGGCGCCCGTCAACCCCTCGGCCGGTCCCTGCGCGGTCGGGACCGACCGAGGGGAGTCGGCGGTCCCGGTCG from Actinomyces radicidentis includes these protein-coding regions:
- a CDS encoding oleate hydratase; translated protein: MTNTQHVYQRTYPVNPDGKPYVHNDLGLYTHNHPTPPADVAERHAWLVGSGIGSLLAAAYLVRDGRMPGENITILEQLSVPGGSFDGAGDTERGFIARGGREMGQHFECFWDIMREIPALEMPEPYTVLDEFRTVNENDPNIDPCRVIHHQGKRRDTYKMGLNKKGQLAMVRLLLAKEEDTYYKTIEDWFDADFLASNFYTLFKTMFAFEQYESLTEMKRYMHRFLQYFPGFSDLSCLRFSRYNQFESFVLPLTSWLEDKGVRFQYDTCVDDLDMDITAGRKTVTAIRYHRADGTQETIDVAPKDLVLATIGSCTESTGYGDMDTVPPFYTDRPGGAWTLWRNLAKKSSVFGRPDVFCSHPHETVWESVSFSFIGEDHPFLRKIRELTGNDPLSGRTVTGGIITAEDSGWCLSLTMNRQPQFRAQPKDWGVAWAYGLYPHAKGDCVRKPMIECTGEEILKEYCYHFGLLDQFEEIKARTKVRLATMPYITSFFWPRGKGDRPDVVPEGCTNLGLLGQFVETPDDCIFTTEGSARTAMMAVYQLLDLDRDVPPIWPAQYDVRALLAAAKTMNDGKLPGGKVITRMLKGTYYEDILP